The genomic stretch AGAATGTTTGGTTTTTGCAACTTTTAggcttcttttcttcttttcttttattttttttttccttttttctacaAAAATATGTAGAAATTAACATCAACTAACCAATCAATTGTGACCCAATATTGTATTCAAGGAGTAACTTAATTGGCTAGGACCAcacttaataaagtggaggtcactagttcgaatccccctccccctcttgtgcggacatgtaaaaaaaaaaaaaaaattgtgaccCAATATTTAAGAAAGGTATATGCTTCATATTACCAAGAAACCATCTTAATTATATGGCAGCAAGTGTCCAAACAATGCCACGGATATTGATGAGTtggaaaattttcgttttctgataaatcaaataatagtaATTTGGTAAACAACAGGTTAGGAATTCAAAACCTCTTGatggttaattattattattatttaaaaaaaaaaaaaaggaatgagtTAATTATATTGAAGGCTCGGAACTGACTTTgagtaatattactctttatatctatttattacactaattttatattggctGATGTATtgtgttttaagaaaaaaattacttaaaaatatacaatattaGCCCGTATAAAATGAGTGGAAGAATAATGTTATTCATCTGGCCGAAGCCTATTATTAGACAAACGCGGGAAAAATCATGCACAATCCAAAAGCAAATCCcactttactattttttattttttttcctgttcaaCATGGGAGAGGGGGAAAGGGGAAATCCCATATTACTATCTTGGTACAATGCCATGCTTACTAGTCTAAATTAGTACTATAATTAACCAAAGAAACATGAagtcaaataaattaaagtaNNNNNNNNNNNNNNNNNNNNNNNNNNNNNNNNNNNNNNNNNNNNNNNNNNNNNNNNNNNNNNNNNNNNNNNNNNNNNNNNNNNNNNNNNNNNNNNNNNNNACAATTGGACCCACCTCAAATCACGTAAAATGTGTACCtcgttcttttcttttatttttctctttggccTCTTCTATGTATTTCAAAGATACTTTTCTTGTGAACTTGCTAAGTCTTGGTACACCTTGCGTGAGTGGGAATCATTTGGGTTTGCAGTTTCAAAACGTGTCATTTGAAAGTAACGtcttaaaatatgtaatttgaaaatttaattattgtaaacGCACTGAAGTGTTTAGGGTCAAATCGCAAGTAATGATGTgggttttttttgaaaaatcacaattttaaaaagctaAATTGCGATTTCAAATGCTAGAATGTGATTTtgtctgcgtttttaaaaatcacatttttagaAACCGTACATTTTGAAATCGTAAATCCAAACGAACCCTTAATATAATTGTGGTTTGatctttaaaattttgcattttaaaaaaattgtacctcCTTATATGTTATTTGAAACTGCtgttttatatctatatatatatatattaaataaaaataaataaaaaataaaaaataaaaaaaccttttaaACAAGATATATCTCACAATTTTTGtctaaaaacacacttttaaccTACAAAATTGCAGATTCAAACAAACCCGAATTCAAAATCCACAAAAGGTACACCAATTCTATTTGGATAGGCATCAACGAAAATGTTAGTCCTTTTTCAACCTAGCTCGTCATTTGTAGTTGTCGATTGATTCACGGCAAGAAAGTAAGAGACGGGCATTGGTGGTCTTTGAATCTACAATTGATGGaaatctaatttatttttgtagcTTTCAAAGAGTGTCTGTTTTTACATTCATGTTTCAAGGCATCTCTAGACTCTATGGACTTTGGCTTTACAATTTCTTTAGTCAAAGGATTGGCATCATCTTCAATGCTATCATCTACAGATCTACTACTCTAAGTTACTCTAAATATTTATGTCTCTTTATGGTATCCAAAGACTTGGAAATCCATGTAATTTGATTTCccatcttaaaaaaatattgaaaagaaaaattcataatatcatttaattaatttttctattgaCATATTATCGATTATTTTCTAAGCATATTCATTACACCACACCATCTCAGATTTAATGGTGTATACATTGCTACATTAttttaaagaataagaaaatacTACGGTTTTTTCTAATGTTCTTATTATCCTACGTAAATATTGTTTACTTACCTCATTGGTgtctcatatgtttttttaaaaataatatccacatagaATGAGAAGAACACTCGGAAGAACCGTaacatttatcttaaaaaataatcactcaatCAACTAGAGACCACGTCTTATGAAACATAAATTGCTAATTCAAAAAATAGAGAGaggattgaaaattttgattatttgagATTACCTTGTTGTCAAGCAACTATCGATTTAAATGAATCATCCTCGAGATTCCTGAGCCTGTTAATGGACAAATACAGACAACAACAGGAACAGGATATGAATTCCATGCTATAATTCAAtctaaaattccaaaaaagaaaaagggggaaaTGAGAATAAGACAGGCAAAAAAGCAGAGGACCCAACTCTATAATTGCTTGTCCTTTCATCGTCATCTTTCTCTACTTGAGAAAGATGATGAAATTATTTGAGAGAGACAAGTGAAAGAAAACTGATGCAGATACCTAGTGATCAATTGCATCTCCAAATTGCAACCCACTTAGCATTTAATACTTGGGAACCAAATTTCCATTGGAAATTTGAAAGAGTTGTTTTGGTTTGACCTCTATATGTTTGTAgtttaattcaataattaagttaatttataATTCCAAAAAGATTAACAAGATTTGTTTTCAAGTATTGGTTCGAACGAAATATGTCGGGCCATCTCTTAAATCAACTATGGTTAGGGATTTCGTGCAATTTTCTGATTGAATTATTGTGATTCGAATAACCCCACAAAGAAGGCCGGTGCCAACCTACCTACTCCTTTCTGAGACTGTCTGAATTGCATACAATTCGGTCAACAAATTGCACCGAATCCAAATCCATAAGCTATAGCTAACTATGAGAGTATGTAATGGATTTGAATTTCCTACACTAGCAATACAGACATCCCCATAGAGAGGGAAGCTACGGGATTTGGAAAATCACAAAGCAACCCTTCACTTGTCCAAAAGAAGCGAGTTAGGCCGTTCTCCACTCTATAAAGATAtccaaattattaacaattcgAAATCTCATCCATATGTGATGGCTCCATTGGAGTTACCCTTTTATtctctttatgttttttattattattatgcacTATTCCAGTAAAATTAAATCTTGGAAAATCACAAAAAAGTACGAACCTGAGTTGGCATTATAAAATTGACACCACACTCACATGAATTATATCATTTGTCGAGCCAAACAAAAGAGATGTGTTTGACTCTTTATCTAACTTCTTTGACTGGTAGCTTTGCTCAAGTTTCCCTGTGTTTGTAAGGAACGCCTTCAAGTTTcatgctcaaaaaaaaaaaatggaacacaTGTGTACATGTGAAACAAGTACAATAACCAGCAGAGTCAAGTGCAATCACTATGtgttatgatttcttttttataacaCAATGAttaagttaattatttttttagtattttcttcGTGTGTGTGACTTTAATTAAATCCTCATAAAACTCAACAAATGGAAACAGAAATAGGgttggaattaaaaaaattttgttatgatatcatgttaaatcaacatttattctaaaacctttaaattaataagaaataattaatttactcatttaattaaaattgtaaggtaatttttatttttggatgaagTTATGGAAACCCTCTAAGAACTTTTTCAACAATTCTTACCCAACAACCCCatcataactaaaaaaaaaaaaaaagtatatatatagaaagaaaagaaaagaaaagaacaaaagttaAATGCTGGTGAACTTCTATTgagagagaggtagagagagagagagagagagagagagaggggattTGGAGTTGCTTACCTTGCATTTTCACATTGTTGGTTAGGTTGAAAATGTTAGTCATTTTAGTGGCCCTCTTTTTTGATCCCTCCCTATTGCACCTACAATCATCTCTTGGTTTCAAAATCATTTTGGAAAAGCTTGCAAGTAAATGGGTGGTGATATGAAGTGAGAGGCACATTTCATTTTGGTTTAGATGGTGGTTTCAAAGTGGGCCACCTAGTAATTGTCCCTTCACCTTTAATCTGATGTGCCCAACATTCCTTAACCACCACCTGACTTGGGAACTTTTGAGTCTATACTCTTCCCATCCTATCATTGCATTTTAATGGTAGGACAAAGACCAACTCATATACTCCATAGCAACTCaaatcctcaaaaaaaaaacaaaaaaggcctTGTGTGGTTATACAAAAAAAGTGCGCATTTAGCACGGCGAAAAATGTCCCACTTGAGAGTatgtttgaaataaataaataaaaaataaaaatagcggctcgaaaatatgaaaaaattcacattttcaaattgctcAAGGggatgcatttttaaaaacattcacacttttattaattatatttggatattgttatttttcaagACCGCACATTTTGAAACGATTAAACCAAAtggacagaaaaaaaaaagtttttttgttttttttcaccATCCCTTTCACTAACAATCCAAGGCCCTTGAAAAAGCGTACATTAGGGTATTGGTTATGGTTGGGCTTGCTGAGGCCTGTGAAAGTATTGGTTCTTGTTGTGACTTTTAGTTTGGTGCAACACCCACCAGACCTATAGCTGGGGGCTGGGCTGTGTGGACCTGATTTCCTTTGCGTTGTCAAGCAGATCCAGCCTAATTCTGTTCAAATTGAGACACTTGGGGAGGCTAAAGCATTCACACTCGGCTAGACAAATGTTAATTTAGCTAGTCGGGATGcaagttttaataaaaatgtactACATGTGGCTAGCTAATTTAGGTTACAATTAGTGAGCTATTATAGTGCTCGCCAAATTTTGGTGCACTATAGCTCACTAAACATCTTGCTCAACAAATGTTTaactaaaatttagctaaaaaaagcattttttttctttctattttgaCTCTCTACTTTTCTAAATCACATAAATCCGCCTCAGCATTTtagctatttacttttactattctatttaaaatattcttcttttttttttttttaatctattttcaCTATTCCCGAAGAGGaaagaaaatcaatttgaataattttttagtttcttttatgcATTGTTAAAAGCATTCACATccctttcaaagaaaaaaagaaaagagcattcacattcggctcaacaaaattttagctaaatttagccAGAAtatcacttcttcttcttcttcttcttctttttttttttttttttgaaattttattttaactatcaactttttaAAAGTACTTACATCTGACTCAGcattttaactattcattttcactatttcatttaaatattctttcttcaacaatcatattttttaaactttgtcGTTTCCTAAcggccaaatttttttaaacttgtctttttttaatgatcatatatatatatataatggtcatatttttttaaaaaaaaaaaattgtattttttctaattgtcatatttaagaaaaaacaaaaaatgaagcatttaatACCAAGTTTCTTATTAACTATCATATTGTTCTAAAATAAAGCATTTAGCAAGTTAATAACAATAAAGATTCTTAAATAATGCtggaagagagagggagaagaagaaggctggtttttcattttatagaaGGGAGAtgataaaatagttttttattagaCTAGAGATAAAAGAAggcatttttttgttaatatatgaTATACATTGTTAAGCTACTGTGCTCAGCAATAAGCACTAGCTGCTCAACAATTTGATGACCCTTTTGTTAAGCCGGATGATATGCGTTTTTTGGTACTTTGCTCAACAAAATAGCATTTGTGAATACTTTTAAGTTACAACGCTTAACAAATTTGCTAAGTACTGTAATGATTAGTCAAATCTTTAGCCAAAATGGCTAGCCTGATGttgatttttagtattttgtttttgctatttTGGCTAGCCCAATGTGAGTGCTCTAAATGTAGATGCTTAGAAAAAgaatgaatatttaaatagaatagtgaaagttgataatgaaaataaaaagtagaatGTAtgtgaaaatgtgatttttaaactaaaatagaaaaattaaaaattgaaaaaaaattaaaaaattaaaaaatatatatatatatatattgagcgGGATGTGAATGCTTTAAGAACCCAAATGGTATTCCTCTTAGAGGAGCGTTATCAGGTATCAAACTTGTCAAATACATGGGGCAATTTACAATTACAAAATGGTCTTCTTCATTCAGAAGTAGATGTCAGTTTGCTTTGACTGTGCTTTGAGATCTTTCAATTTCTTCAATATGTTTGTGAAGTAATCTTGCAAATACTTCTCTAGGGTGACTATATCTTTCGCATCCACACCCAGAAGTTTATATGTCTCACTCATTGGAACAGAGAAAACAATGTCACTTGTAAGGACCTACAAATACAGACATTacattaatatttgatttagtACATAAATAACAAGCACCAAAAggtctaaactaattttatttagattataAAATAACTATCATTTTTGTTTAGCTTTCATATATATCCTCAAAAAATATTCCCAGAATAACATTAATATATGTCAAATACAGATATATTCTCAAGTGTAAATATAAGAGTTTGTTACCTCAGAAAATGCCAATCTATCAGCAACATCATTTGTCCACTCAAAAAATCGAGTCAATTGGCGAGTTAATCTCAAGACAGAGACGGGAACTGTAGTGACATTTGCATCAGACCCCGCAAGCCTCTCGCATAATGTTATCAcctaaaataaatacaagaagGAAATCTTTTAAcatggaagaagaaagagattGATATTCATTTTTATCCAAAGCCACTAATCATTTACTCCCTCTTTAAGAGGCCAAGTAGTAAAGGGTTTACTACCCCAAAAGCTTGAACTGATAAGGAAaagttaatttaatcattttcatttatattctaATGGCTCCCAACACAAAGTGCAGAAAAGTAATGCTATTACCAAAAGTTAATATGGGGTAAAACAATTTGTTTAAGAAGAAATGAGAAGCTAGCCACTCCAATTATTTTGGGGTAAGAGGTTCTCAGTTGTCATTTCCTCCCTATGTTTCCTCAGCAATCAAACAAATCTCTCAAGAGTACGAAGAGTATGAAGAAAACAAGGTGCAGGGATAGTGATAGAAATAAAACAACACCCCTAGGCAAattgttttttgtctttatgGTCTTCCTTACCTCTTGGGTTGTCCATGCACGAGGACCAGAAAAAGTGAGAAGCTTCCCATTAATTTGCTCATTGCGTAGGGCTATAAATGTCAAGCGAGCTATATCCTAATACACAATGAGAACAACTTTAGAAACTGTGAAGATATTATGGTTGAATATGATTGTCTTCCTGAAACCAATCAGGTAAAAAATTTAGACAAAACTTACCTGGGTGTCCATGTAAGCAATTCTTGTTGGGGCATCTGTTCCCCAAACAGATTTCTCCTCTAGAATGGGTACTGCATACTGCCCAATAAGGCCCTGGGAGAATTGGCAAGAACCATTTTCACTTGGTACTAATATCAAAAGAAATATCGaaacacaaaactcaaaacagGAAACAATCATCTGTACtgatacatatataataacagACTGTTTCACATAATCATATCCTTGGCTTAGATCATTTTAGAGCACATGAACATCCAGTAGGGATGTTACTATTTATTACATACATCTCTTCAATTGGAGAACTTATTTCAGAGAACCAATACTTCCATTAGACATAAAATCAAGAAACACTCTTttgagtatgatatgtttcagGAGAAATGACAGAGAGGTAGGGAAAAGGGGGAACTGTCATATGAGGATGATAATCAGAAGATGAAGGGTCACTTGAAACATTAAGcacagagagaaacaaaaaattaaaccatGCCAGTACTGATATTATAGATAAGTAtgccaaaattttcatttaggTGATAATTACTTGCATGAAACCACATAACCGGATTGTGATGTGAGTTAGGCCCGAGTCCTGAAGAAACTTCTCAGTGCAGTACTTTATCTCCATTAGTGGAACCTCAGGATGCTTGTCACAGTTGTGGATGGAAAAGAACACATATTTCTGGATTCCCATTGCTTTTGCACATTGTATAAGAGCAACTTTTCCTTCCCAATCTACCTAAACAGAAAAAAAATGGATTAGATGAGGCCAGCAACCCATTATACAGCATTATCGGAATTTGGAAATGAAGTGTGTTTACAACATCTAATAACTTTGATGAGAGGACtttcttaataaaaatgtaaatataaatCTCTCAGGCCTTTCCACATGTTCTGATAGATATAGATGCTTGCACAATAACATTAAAGACTTTGTACTGATAAAACAAGGAAGATGAACAAGGATATATAAAGGTTACAACATATAAATTTCCTTGTTCGTCTTCACAGCTGAGCTGGAAAACTGCACATAGAGAGATTCTAAAAGAGACATCATCGGCACATTCAATGACCCCTGCTGCCTCACCAAGGTTAAAGGATGCatcaaattttactaaaaaatatCTAGGTCGATTCCATTGTCATAAATAACATAATGAAAGAAACAAATCTATATTCACCCAAAAACTTACTTTCTTAATGGGCTCTTCTGGACGCCCTGTGGCACAGTCGATGACAGTATGAATACCCACCAGTGTTGCGGGTATGGTCTCCGGTTTGCTAAGGTCTGCCTGTTCAGTAAATACTTCACATTCAGTCCTTGAACTTCAATAGAGTAAAAATTAAACCCTGTGCAACGTACAACTAACCCAAATGCTTTAACCAAGCCTCTTTGTGAGTGATGAATGTCCAAacatgttcataaataaatcaTACTTATGACACTTAAATCAGACATCTGGCAAATAAGACATAGGATACAACAAGAAGCATCTATATCTATCAAGAGAAAAAAGTACTAATTTCTGGAAGATACCCTCAAAGTAAGACAGCAAAACTGAAAGCAATAAAACAATCTGAAGCAAAACATTCGTGGGTCTACCACAGAACCACAGctttttatggaaatttttCTAATGTAAGTTCAGATGCCAGTGAACCCCAGATCATCAAGAAACCAAACCAACTTTGCTGACTCCAAAAAAGATTAACCAGAGTCAAAATCATCTAATTTAGGCAAAATCTTTAAGAATGGCAGCTGGTCATAACTATAAACTAGTTGCCTCAACATAATATAACAAAGGCATCACATTCGCACATACCAATCTCCATACGAAGAAATCCTAACTGCCCACATCAAATTACATGACAAAATTGACTATTTCcatacaaaaacaaacaaacccaatACATATAATTGCAAATCAAAgcgaaaaaagaaatgaattggCGAGTGAAAGGGTGGGAGAGACGTACATTGACAACCGTAGCGCCCCAATCGCGAAGGAAGTCAGCAGGGGCAGGTCTAGGCCTGACAAGACACCTGACATCATAGCCTTCATCAAGTGCCCGCCTCACAACCTGCCTTCCTAGAGTTCCGGTGGCACCAACCACTAGAATGCTCGTTGGCCTGACCGGCGTCCCTGGTCCTAGATTCACTGCCCCCGCCGAAGTTGTCTGAGCTGAAGTGCACGTCACCCCATAGGATTTCCCttgaaataatttaaaaaaaaaaaaccgttaaTTTGGAAACAAACAACCAGCGAGCTTCCAGCTTGGCTTTGATACAATCGAGACCCACTAAGATTATGTAAGCCTGGACTActtatattacatcaattaaCCATAAAAACACCCATTTCTTATGAGAGAAGCGCATTAGAGAAGGAAAACGAAGTACCAGTGGTGGAAGATGGAGAAATGAGTGAGGAAACCGAAGAAGATATGAGAGAGTCCGGAGACAGAGTGCGCCGCCATGACAGTGCGCTATGGATGTTATAGGAGGTTTTGGTGCAATGATGATTGAACTTGCCAGGTGCCGAAAGCTGTGTGATTGGCAGCCTCAACGCCATTGTTGCTCTCTGAAACACTTGCAATGAGTAGAATTGTAGAAAGGAAGAGgtaagaggaagaggaagaggatcGATGAAGGAGAACAAGGGATTCCAATGTGGCCACGTAGTCGCTCTGAATTGGATTAAGATTTTGCTgacgtgtgtatatatatgtgaatcCCTGATGTAATGTCACTATATCCACTCGAAATGCTGTCAGCCAAGCAGTCACATACCAAATCTGTGCAACCCATGTAATGTATCCATGGTCCCCGACTCCCCATCCTACACTTTTCTTTAGACCggtaattttttacatgatttgTGATTTCAAcacaaattaaatataaaattaaagagttaaaGTGAACTAATATGATCCGTTCAATTAAGTAGGTGGAGTTATagttgatttatataatattatacacATGTTATGACACGACACGTGACATAATgattaacaatttttgatatgacCAACAAATTCCATACGAACTCAATACATAATTAGTGGGTTAGGGTTGAGGGGTAAAACCCATTTAAACAAATGAAGATACTGTTTATCTCGGTTACAATGCATAGTTATCAACAATAAACTAGAAACCTATTTGTACTCAAATATCTATGACTTTGATGTTTGATGAAGTTCTTCTTCTTGGTGTTTGTCTTttacttagagtttgagagTTTGGGCTGCTTGTGATGCTTCATCTTTATCTGatctaataatttaaattataattgacgtatataattttatatcaataCCCGAACACAAATTGACACCTCTACTTTTGTCTTCGCATCACCGTTTGAAATAATTCAGATTGGAAGCAtctaattgaaaataataattcagattttaaaaattagtcaAGCCATCCTTTTGGTTCTTCTGGTTCTTCTTTTATTAGAGGAATTCAGTCCAATCTTGTCAATGGAGTAATTTGGTCTAAAATTAAGCTAAATTATTTAATCTCTATTAATTATCCTAATACAAAAGACGCggttataataaaataaaaccaaggGCATGGACACAAAATCAAGTTTTTATGATCTATCAATTCATTGTAAAGACCGAggggtttgttttttttttttttttttttttttttttttttaattgaagaggaaaaaGGGGGCTACAAGGGAGGATCTTTCCCATTCTTGATCCTAATGGAAGAAAGAATGGGGGATCCTATGGGAATGCTACCAAACACTAGATGGGTAGCGGCCCATTTTGCTAAAGCATGTGCACGATAATTTGCACATCTAGAAACTTTCAACGCATTCCAGCATTGAAAGGAAGAGAGCTCAAGTCTCAAATCAGAGACAATAGGAGCAAAATGCCAAGTAGCAAAATGATGAGGCTGATTAACAgctaaaataaccaaaagagCATCCCCTTCAAGCATGAAATTACTAAAGCCTGAAGACACTGCAAGTCGGGAGGCAAGAAGAGCAGCAGAAGCCTCGCCTAAAAGAGCATCAGAGGAGAAAAGCTTTTGGGTAGCAGCATGAATAATTTCACCATCATGATTACTGATAACAGCAGCTGCCACAGCAAAATTTCCACAAACAGCTACATCAAAATTGCCTTTAACACTTCCTAGCTGAGGAGGAGACCAAAGAGAGGGGAGAGCCGAAATCTGCCAAGCTGAAACATGGTACTCATGAGTAGTCTTGAGCTGCTGGATAATCTTGGGCGGATCAGGTTGAATAGCCGAGGACCGAGCTGCTGAAACATGGTAAAGACCGaggggttgtttgttaaacaataTGTATCCCCAAATACTGTTTGTTgtttggtgagaaaaaaaaaatgagtgtaataattaatatagaaaagtgaaaaaattgtattgaaaagtagaaaatttttgttttgtatt from Corylus avellana chromosome ca1, CavTom2PMs-1.0 encodes the following:
- the LOC132190759 gene encoding protein HIGH CHLOROPHYLL FLUORESCENCE PHENOTYPE 244, chloroplastic, which translates into the protein MALRLPITQLSAPGKFNHHCTKTSYNIHSALSWRRTLSPDSLISSSVSSLISPSSTTGKSYGVTCTSAQTTSAGAVNLGPGTPVRPTSILVVGATGTLGRQVVRRALDEGYDVRCLVRPRPAPADFLRDWGATVVNADLSKPETIPATLVGIHTVIDCATGRPEEPIKKVDWEGKVALIQCAKAMGIQKYVFFSIHNCDKHPEVPLMEIKYCTEKFLQDSGLTHITIRLCGFMQGLIGQYAVPILEEKSVWGTDAPTRIAYMDTQDIARLTFIALRNEQINGKLLTFSGPRAWTTQEVITLCERLAGSDANVTTVPVSVLRLTRQLTRFFEWTNDVADRLAFSEVLTSDIVFSVPMSETYKLLGVDAKDIVTLEKYLQDYFTNILKKLKDLKAQSKQTDIYF